One genomic segment of Chitinibacter sp. FCG-7 includes these proteins:
- a CDS encoding enoyl-CoA hydratase-related protein: protein MSDTIDCQMSSTGVVTLRLIRPEVCNAINEIMVAELTATLAAISQNPDARVLVLTGTGRFFCAGTDHQWMLKGSQAGPDHNFEDALHIAHLLRTLDRLPIPTIAHINGPAIGMGIGLISCCDMAVCSPESWFCIPDTRLGLIPAVFGPYVINKMGSSAARRYFLSTERFSPAAAQGLGLIHECPASDEEVSEQVAQWVRTILHNSPHALTAAKRFITSVEHRPIDDAMLSDTAHRMAHIRSHEEAQAGLDAYLRQASPDWAPK from the coding sequence ATGAGTGATACGATCGACTGTCAAATGAGCAGCACAGGCGTCGTTACCCTCCGGCTGATTCGCCCCGAAGTATGCAATGCAATCAATGAAATCATGGTGGCCGAGCTGACGGCCACGCTAGCCGCCATCAGCCAGAACCCCGATGCCCGGGTGCTGGTTTTAACTGGCACCGGCCGTTTTTTCTGCGCCGGCACAGACCATCAGTGGATGCTCAAAGGCAGCCAAGCCGGGCCCGATCATAATTTTGAAGATGCACTGCACATTGCCCACCTGCTGCGCACGCTGGATCGCCTGCCAATTCCAACCATCGCCCATATTAACGGGCCAGCCATTGGGATGGGTATTGGACTGATTTCCTGCTGCGATATGGCCGTCTGCTCACCAGAGAGCTGGTTTTGTATACCCGATACCCGCTTGGGACTGATCCCTGCGGTGTTTGGCCCGTATGTCATCAATAAAATGGGGAGCAGCGCCGCGCGGCGCTATTTTCTGAGCACGGAGCGTTTTAGCCCCGCAGCCGCACAAGGCCTGGGCCTGATTCATGAATGCCCTGCCAGCGATGAGGAAGTAAGCGAACAGGTGGCACAATGGGTTCGTACTATTTTGCACAATAGCCCGCATGCGCTAACCGCAGCCAAACGCTTTATCACCTCGGTTGAGCACCGCCCAATCGATGACGCCATGCTGTCGGACACCGCGCACCGCATGGCTCACATACGATCACACGAAGAAGCTCAGGCTGGTCTGGACGCGTATTTAAGGCAGGCCAGCCCGGACTGGGCGCCCAAATAA
- a CDS encoding SurA N-terminal domain-containing protein, which yields MFDFVHNNKTAVQVILGLISVGLVVGIGFSGYEAMGQGDDYLAKVGKSRITERELAQAIGNQAVPDEMKPMVIEQLVRQQLLQEKARELRLAVPDAVLRDAIAAIPAFQVDGKFDAKRYQEMLASQQMSPAQFEEKVKQDLILRQLMDGVMQTGFVSNSQMQRLNTLMGEKREVSSAVLSPELYLSQVTVSDAEIKQYYDANQAQFKSPDRVKLEYVTFSQADLAAQQVVSDAEIQKYFDEHKADIAKEERKVSHILLNAAKEMKAEEKAKVRAQAEQILAEVKKNPAQFATLAKAKSQDPGSAANGGDLGFFAKGAMVKPFEDAAFKMSKGQISGIVETNFGFHILKLDDIKGANFADLKPQIEQQLKLEKAQAAFQSQSEKFSEIVYQQADSLKPVADALKLKIEQSGWVTRTAAQEPQLNNPKLLEAAFTDDVLKKKHNSEAIEVGRGQLVSVRVLAFQPTQTQPLADVSAGIVSKLKQEKALKLAATDGEAKLKALNSGAQVALAWGEAQALSRIAAPEVAEGDLKAIFKVDSSKQQAYVGANVAGKGYVIYKVGKTIPAPALSAENKFKMDENLSRMYGQVELSAYLDAIKKDIKVQYSKQLAKKAE from the coding sequence ATGTTTGATTTTGTACACAATAATAAAACCGCTGTTCAGGTAATTCTGGGTCTGATTTCTGTCGGTCTCGTTGTCGGTATTGGCTTTAGTGGCTATGAAGCGATGGGGCAGGGCGACGACTATCTGGCTAAAGTGGGCAAGTCGCGGATCACTGAGCGTGAGCTGGCGCAGGCCATTGGCAATCAGGCTGTGCCAGATGAAATGAAGCCGATGGTTATCGAACAACTGGTTCGTCAGCAGTTGCTACAGGAAAAAGCCCGCGAGCTGCGCCTCGCTGTGCCCGATGCTGTATTGCGCGACGCCATTGCGGCCATTCCTGCATTTCAGGTCGATGGCAAGTTTGATGCCAAGCGCTATCAGGAAATGCTGGCCTCACAACAAATGTCTCCTGCCCAGTTTGAAGAGAAAGTTAAGCAAGACCTGATTTTGCGCCAGCTGATGGATGGCGTGATGCAGACCGGTTTCGTGTCAAATTCACAGATGCAGCGTCTTAATACCCTGATGGGCGAGAAGCGCGAAGTCTCTTCTGCTGTTCTGTCTCCAGAACTATACCTGTCCCAAGTGACCGTGAGTGACGCTGAAATCAAGCAATACTACGATGCGAATCAGGCGCAATTTAAATCGCCTGACCGGGTTAAGCTTGAATACGTCACTTTCTCGCAGGCTGATCTGGCTGCGCAGCAAGTGGTGAGCGATGCCGAAATTCAGAAATACTTTGACGAGCATAAAGCTGATATTGCCAAAGAAGAACGCAAAGTCAGCCACATCCTGCTCAATGCAGCCAAAGAGATGAAAGCCGAAGAAAAAGCCAAGGTGCGTGCGCAGGCTGAACAGATTCTGGCCGAAGTGAAGAAAAATCCGGCGCAATTTGCCACGCTGGCCAAGGCCAAGTCACAGGACCCTGGCTCAGCGGCCAATGGCGGTGATCTGGGCTTTTTCGCTAAGGGGGCAATGGTTAAGCCTTTTGAAGATGCGGCCTTTAAAATGAGCAAAGGTCAGATTAGCGGGATTGTTGAAACCAATTTTGGTTTTCACATCCTGAAACTTGATGATATCAAGGGCGCCAATTTTGCCGATCTGAAGCCTCAAATCGAACAGCAGTTGAAACTGGAAAAAGCCCAGGCTGCATTCCAGTCTCAATCAGAAAAATTCAGCGAAATCGTCTATCAGCAGGCAGATAGTTTGAAGCCGGTGGCTGATGCGCTGAAGTTGAAGATCGAACAAAGTGGCTGGGTAACTCGCACAGCGGCTCAAGAGCCTCAGCTCAATAACCCGAAATTGCTTGAAGCTGCATTTACTGATGATGTGCTAAAGAAAAAGCACAATTCAGAAGCGATTGAAGTGGGCCGTGGCCAGCTGGTTTCTGTACGTGTGTTGGCCTTCCAGCCTACTCAGACTCAGCCATTGGCCGATGTCTCTGCCGGTATTGTGAGCAAACTCAAGCAGGAAAAAGCCCTCAAGCTGGCTGCTACGGATGGCGAAGCCAAGCTCAAAGCACTGAATTCGGGGGCTCAAGTGGCACTGGCATGGGGTGAGGCACAGGCTTTGAGCCGTATTGCTGCACCTGAGGTGGCCGAGGGTGATTTGAAAGCCATTTTCAAGGTTGATAGCAGTAAACAGCAGGCCTATGTGGGCGCTAATGTAGCTGGCAAGGGCTATGTGATTTACAAAGTGGGCAAAACCATCCCGGCGCCTGCGTTGAGTGCTGAGAATAAATTCAAGATGGATGAAAATTTGTCCAGAATGTATGGTCAGGTTGAATTGTCGGCTTATCTGGATGCCATCAAGAAAGACATCAAGGTGCAATACAGCAAACAATTGGCCAAAAAGGCCGAGTGA
- a CDS encoding HU family DNA-binding protein — protein MNKSELIDAIAESAGLSKAAAGKALDATVEAISNALKSGQEVTLVGFGSFYVSEREERTGRNPRTGESIKIAAAKQPKFRAGKSLKDAVQ, from the coding sequence GTGAATAAATCGGAACTCATCGATGCAATCGCTGAATCAGCAGGTCTGTCTAAAGCTGCTGCTGGCAAAGCGCTGGATGCAACCGTAGAAGCGATCTCCAACGCGCTTAAAAGCGGTCAGGAAGTGACGCTGGTTGGTTTTGGTTCTTTCTACGTTTCAGAACGTGAAGAGCGCACTGGTCGTAATCCACGCACTGGCGAGTCAATCAAGATCGCTGCTGCTAAACAGCCAAAATTCCGCGCTGGCAAATCGTTGAAAGACGCAGTTCAATAA
- the lon gene encoding endopeptidase La, with product MSEHSLLPAESTSFPVLPLRDVVVFPHMVIPLFVGRPKSIKALEAAMESGKHILLVAQKNAAKDEPSFADIYPIGTVATVLQLLKLPDGTVKVLVEGLQRAVVEELLDDDGFYRVTATPQAPAPEDSNETEAMRRTLLAQFDQYVKLNKKIPPEILSSLAGIETAGRLADTVAAHLPLKLEQKQSVLEMEDVAARMDHLLKQLESELDILQVEKRIRGRVKRQMEKSQREYYLNEQVKAIQKELGELDENADLDELEKRIKTAGMSKEAREKTEGELKKLRMMSPMSAEATVVRNYIDTILALPWKKKTKISKDLAEADTVLDADHYGLEKVKERIVEYLAVQTRVEKLKGPILCLVGPPGVGKTSLGESIARATNRKFVRMALGGVRDEAEIRGHRRTYIGSMPGKILQSMTKVGVKNPLFLLDEVDKLGSDFRGDPSSALLEVLDPEQNHSFSDHYLEVDYDLSDVMFVATANSLNIPAPLLDRMEIIRLSGYTEDEKVNIALKYLVPKQMKNNGVAEGELQIADTAVRDIIRYYTREAGVRSLDREIAKLCRKVVKALLLKPSDKKVVINAKNLDKYLGVHRYDFGVAEQKNQIGQVTGLAWTEVGGELLTIETVKLPGKGKMIQTGKLGDVMQESIQAALSVVRSRAVSLGIDPEFYQKNDMHIHLPEGATPKDGPSAGIGIATALTSVLTGIPVRCDVAMTGEITLRGEVLPIGGLKEKLLAAHRGGIKQVLIPEGNVKDLIEIPENVKRGLAIHPVKWFDEVLAYALERMPVATPADTPADEAIAGTNVDTNQHSLKH from the coding sequence ATGTCCGAACACTCATTACTACCCGCAGAATCAACCTCATTCCCCGTCCTGCCATTGCGCGATGTGGTTGTATTCCCGCATATGGTGATTCCATTGTTCGTGGGACGCCCCAAATCAATTAAAGCACTCGAAGCCGCGATGGAGTCGGGCAAGCACATCTTGCTGGTGGCGCAAAAAAATGCGGCCAAGGATGAGCCCAGCTTTGCCGATATTTACCCGATTGGCACGGTGGCGACGGTATTGCAATTGCTAAAATTGCCCGATGGCACCGTCAAAGTACTGGTTGAAGGCTTGCAACGTGCGGTGGTCGAAGAGTTGCTGGACGACGACGGTTTTTATCGTGTGACGGCAACGCCACAAGCGCCAGCGCCGGAAGACAGCAACGAAACCGAAGCGATGCGCCGTACTTTGCTGGCACAGTTTGATCAGTATGTAAAACTGAATAAAAAAATCCCGCCAGAAATCTTGTCCTCATTGGCCGGAATTGAAACTGCTGGTCGTCTGGCTGATACTGTGGCAGCTCACTTGCCGCTCAAGCTTGAGCAAAAGCAATCCGTGCTGGAAATGGAAGACGTTGCTGCGCGGATGGATCATTTGCTCAAACAGCTCGAATCCGAGCTCGATATCTTGCAAGTGGAAAAACGCATCCGTGGCCGTGTGAAACGTCAGATGGAGAAAAGTCAGCGCGAGTATTATCTGAATGAGCAAGTTAAAGCCATCCAGAAAGAGCTGGGCGAACTCGATGAAAACGCCGATCTGGACGAGCTGGAAAAGCGCATCAAAACTGCCGGTATGAGCAAAGAGGCGCGCGAAAAAACCGAAGGCGAGCTGAAAAAGCTGCGCATGATGTCTCCGATGTCGGCCGAAGCGACGGTGGTGCGTAACTATATCGACACCATTTTGGCCTTGCCGTGGAAGAAAAAAACCAAGATCAGCAAAGACTTGGCCGAAGCTGATACGGTGCTCGATGCCGATCACTATGGTCTGGAAAAGGTCAAAGAACGGATTGTTGAGTACCTCGCAGTACAGACCCGTGTTGAAAAACTCAAAGGCCCGATTTTGTGCCTGGTAGGCCCGCCAGGGGTGGGTAAAACCTCGCTGGGCGAGAGCATTGCCCGCGCTACTAATCGCAAGTTTGTGCGCATGGCCTTGGGTGGCGTACGCGATGAGGCTGAAATCCGTGGCCATCGCCGTACTTACATCGGCTCGATGCCAGGCAAAATCTTGCAGAGCATGACCAAGGTCGGCGTGAAAAACCCGCTGTTCTTGTTGGATGAAGTGGATAAGCTCGGTAGCGACTTCCGTGGTGATCCATCGTCGGCCTTGCTTGAGGTGCTCGATCCCGAACAAAACCATTCGTTTAGCGATCACTATCTCGAAGTTGATTATGATTTATCGGACGTGATGTTTGTGGCCACGGCTAATTCACTGAATATCCCTGCGCCATTATTGGATCGGATGGAGATTATTCGTCTATCGGGTTACACCGAGGACGAAAAAGTGAATATCGCGCTGAAATACCTCGTGCCTAAGCAGATGAAGAACAATGGTGTGGCTGAGGGAGAATTGCAGATTGCTGATACCGCAGTACGCGACATTATCCGCTACTACACCCGCGAAGCCGGTGTGCGTAGCCTTGATCGCGAAATCGCCAAGCTGTGCCGCAAAGTGGTCAAAGCCCTGCTGCTGAAACCATCTGATAAGAAAGTGGTGATTAATGCGAAGAATCTGGATAAATACCTGGGTGTTCATCGTTATGACTTTGGCGTTGCCGAGCAGAAAAACCAGATCGGTCAGGTAACTGGTTTGGCGTGGACGGAAGTGGGCGGTGAATTGCTGACGATTGAGACGGTGAAATTGCCGGGTAAAGGCAAAATGATCCAGACTGGTAAGCTCGGCGACGTAATGCAAGAGTCGATCCAGGCTGCGCTGTCGGTGGTGCGTTCACGCGCGGTGAGCTTGGGGATTGATCCCGAGTTCTACCAGAAAAACGATATGCATATCCACTTGCCTGAAGGTGCGACGCCGAAAGACGGCCCGTCGGCGGGTATTGGCATAGCGACGGCGCTGACATCGGTGTTGACGGGTATACCCGTCCGTTGCGATGTGGCGATGACCGGTGAAATTACGCTGCGTGGCGAAGTCTTGCCCATCGGTGGCTTGAAGGAAAAACTGCTGGCGGCCCACCGTGGTGGCATCAAGCAGGTACTGATTCCGGAAGGAAACGTCAAAGACTTGATCGAAATACCGGAAAATGTGAAGCGAGGCCTTGCTATTCATCCGGTCAAGTGGTTTGATGAGGTGTTGGCCTACGCGCTTGAACGCATGCCAGTTGCAACACCTGCCGACACCCCGGCAGATGAAGCCATTGCCGGGACAAACGTTGATACAAACCAACACAGTCTCAAGCATTAA
- the clpX gene encoding ATP-dependent Clp protease ATP-binding subunit ClpX, producing the protein MSDKSSDKLLYCSFCGKSQHEVQKLIAGPQVFICNECIELCTDVIREESEQVGEISPQTPDGKRLPLPTEIRDVLNQYVVGQERAKKILAVAVYNHYKRLSTKGRGADGEVELAKSNILLIGPTGSGKTLLAQTMAKTLDVPFVIADATTLTEAGYVGEDVEHIIAKLLAQCDYDVEKAQRGIVYLDEVDKIARKSENPSITRDVSGEGVQQALLKLIEGTVASVPPHGGRKHPNQDMPKVDTTNILFICGGAFEGLDKIIRNRSVKGGIGFGAEVSSRDESKTIGALLHQVEPDDLIRFGLIPEFVGRLPVVATLAELDEAALISILTEPKNALIKQYQKLFEMEDVELEIGAEALLAIAKKAMERKTGARGLRSIVEQTLLDTMFELPAMEGIAKVVVTPEVIAGQSQPEYVPVAIEKTAE; encoded by the coding sequence ATGTCTGATAAATCTAGCGATAAACTCCTGTATTGTTCATTTTGCGGCAAGAGCCAGCACGAGGTGCAAAAACTCATTGCCGGTCCGCAAGTGTTTATTTGCAATGAATGTATTGAGTTGTGCACCGATGTAATTCGTGAAGAATCCGAACAAGTCGGCGAAATTAGCCCGCAAACTCCGGATGGCAAGCGTTTGCCCTTACCGACTGAGATTCGCGATGTACTCAATCAATACGTAGTCGGTCAGGAAAGAGCCAAAAAGATTCTGGCGGTTGCGGTGTACAACCATTACAAACGGCTATCGACCAAAGGCCGTGGCGCTGATGGTGAAGTTGAGCTGGCCAAATCCAATATCCTGCTGATCGGCCCAACCGGCTCGGGTAAAACCTTGCTGGCGCAAACCATGGCCAAAACGCTGGATGTGCCGTTTGTGATTGCCGATGCCACCACGCTGACCGAGGCGGGTTACGTGGGTGAAGACGTTGAGCACATTATTGCCAAGCTGTTGGCGCAGTGCGATTACGACGTTGAGAAAGCCCAGCGCGGCATTGTGTACCTCGATGAAGTCGATAAAATTGCCCGCAAATCGGAAAATCCGTCGATTACCCGTGATGTGTCGGGCGAAGGCGTGCAGCAAGCCTTGCTCAAATTGATCGAAGGCACAGTCGCTTCGGTGCCGCCGCACGGTGGCCGCAAACACCCGAATCAGGATATGCCCAAGGTTGATACGACCAATATTCTGTTCATCTGCGGTGGTGCATTTGAAGGCTTGGACAAGATTATCCGCAATCGCTCTGTCAAAGGCGGCATTGGTTTTGGCGCTGAAGTGAGTAGCAGGGATGAAAGCAAAACCATCGGGGCTTTATTGCATCAAGTTGAGCCTGATGATTTGATCCGCTTTGGTTTGATCCCTGAATTTGTCGGTCGTTTGCCGGTCGTGGCCACGTTGGCCGAGCTTGATGAAGCGGCGCTGATCTCGATTCTGACCGAGCCGAAAAACGCCTTGATCAAGCAATACCAGAAATTGTTCGAGATGGAAGACGTCGAACTGGAAATTGGTGCCGAAGCCCTGCTGGCGATTGCCAAAAAAGCCATGGAGCGCAAAACCGGCGCCCGCGGCTTGCGCTCTATCGTTGAGCAAACGCTGCTCGATACGATGTTTGAATTGCCTGCAATGGAAGGCATTGCCAAAGTCGTGGTGACGCCGGAAGTGATTGCTGGCCAGTCTCAACCAGAGTATGTGCCTGTAGCCATTGAAAAGACTGCCGAGTAA
- the clpP gene encoding ATP-dependent Clp endopeptidase proteolytic subunit ClpP: MEFDPQNIGLVPMVVEQSGRGERAYDIYSRLLKERVIFLVGPVNDQMANLIVAQLLFLESENPDKDISLYINSPGGSVTAGMAIYDTMKFIKPDVSTLCVGMAASMGAFLLSGGTKGKRFSLPNSRIMIHQPLIGGLQGQASDIEIHARELLKTKRTLNELLANHTGQSLETIERDTDRDNFMNADEAQAYGLVDQVLVSRAALAG, from the coding sequence ATGGAATTTGATCCGCAAAATATTGGTTTGGTGCCGATGGTCGTTGAACAAAGCGGCCGTGGTGAGCGTGCATACGATATTTATTCACGCTTGCTCAAAGAGCGGGTCATTTTTCTGGTCGGGCCGGTCAATGACCAGATGGCCAATCTGATCGTGGCGCAGTTGTTGTTCCTTGAATCAGAAAACCCGGATAAGGACATCTCCCTCTATATCAATTCGCCAGGTGGTTCGGTGACGGCGGGTATGGCCATTTATGACACGATGAAGTTCATCAAGCCGGATGTCTCAACGCTGTGCGTAGGGATGGCTGCTTCGATGGGCGCCTTCCTGTTGTCGGGTGGCACCAAGGGCAAGCGTTTTTCTCTGCCTAATTCGCGCATCATGATCCACCAGCCGCTGATTGGCGGTCTGCAAGGTCAGGCGTCGGACATTGAAATCCATGCGCGTGAATTGCTGAAAACCAAGCGCACCCTCAATGAGTTGCTGGCCAACCATACAGGCCAAAGCCTGGAAACGATTGAACGTGATACCGACCGCGATAACTTCATGAATGCCGACGAAGCGCAAGCTTACGGCCTCGTGGATCAGGTACTGGTATCGCGAGCTGCACTGGCAGGTTAA
- the tig gene encoding trigger factor, which translates to MQAQLETLSALERRLSIAVPREEISKQVDARLKRVAKTAKIDGFRPGKAPLKVVFQTYGFRIQEEVLGETVERSFGEAVVAQNLQVAGYPRFEPKETAEGGDFEFAATFEVYPEVQLGDLTGVELQKPTLTVGDAEVDQTVNILRSQRTRYERVERAAADGDRVIIDFKGSIDGEVFAGGSSENYAFLIGKGQMLPDFEAGVVGMEEGETKDVTVNFPAEYHGKDVAGKTAVFAITVKNVAAAILPEVDAEFAKSLGIADGDVAKMRAEVKANLEREVRFRLKSRVKESALTAVIDATPIELPKSLVSMEIGRLVEGAQGDLKARGIDPATVPFNPALFEAQAKRRVHLGLTLSELVKAEKLEATPEQVKAIVEDLAQNYEDPAEVVAWYYASPERLAAPTNMALEDNVVEFVLSKAKVTEQAVAFDELMGQQ; encoded by the coding sequence ATGCAAGCACAATTGGAAACTTTGAGCGCCCTTGAGCGTCGCCTGTCAATTGCCGTTCCACGTGAAGAAATCAGCAAGCAAGTTGATGCACGCCTGAAACGTGTAGCTAAAACAGCCAAAATCGACGGTTTCCGTCCAGGTAAAGCGCCTTTGAAAGTGGTTTTCCAGACCTACGGTTTCCGCATTCAGGAAGAAGTATTGGGTGAAACAGTAGAGCGCAGCTTCGGTGAAGCTGTAGTCGCGCAAAATCTGCAAGTTGCGGGCTACCCACGTTTCGAGCCAAAAGAAACTGCCGAAGGCGGTGACTTTGAATTTGCGGCAACGTTTGAAGTTTATCCAGAAGTTCAACTGGGCGATTTGACGGGTGTTGAGTTGCAAAAACCAACGCTGACTGTGGGCGACGCTGAAGTTGATCAAACCGTGAACATCCTGCGCAGCCAGCGTACCCGTTACGAGCGCGTAGAGCGTGCCGCGGCTGATGGCGATCGCGTGATTATCGATTTCAAAGGTTCGATTGACGGCGAAGTATTCGCTGGTGGTTCTTCAGAAAACTACGCTTTCCTGATCGGTAAAGGTCAGATGCTGCCAGACTTCGAGGCGGGTGTGGTTGGCATGGAAGAAGGTGAAACGAAAGACGTTACCGTTAATTTCCCTGCTGAATACCACGGTAAAGACGTTGCAGGCAAAACTGCCGTGTTCGCCATCACTGTGAAAAACGTGGCTGCTGCAATCTTGCCAGAAGTCGATGCTGAATTTGCCAAGAGCCTGGGCATTGCCGATGGCGATGTAGCCAAAATGCGCGCTGAAGTGAAAGCCAATCTGGAGCGTGAAGTGCGCTTCCGTTTGAAATCACGCGTTAAAGAATCTGCTTTGACTGCCGTGATCGACGCGACGCCAATCGAGCTGCCAAAATCACTGGTTTCTATGGAAATCGGCCGTCTGGTTGAAGGCGCGCAAGGCGACTTGAAAGCCCGCGGTATCGATCCAGCGACCGTGCCGTTCAACCCTGCGCTGTTTGAAGCGCAAGCCAAACGCCGCGTTCACCTTGGCCTGACTTTGTCTGAGCTGGTTAAAGCTGAGAAACTGGAAGCAACACCAGAACAAGTGAAAGCCATCGTTGAAGATCTGGCACAAAACTACGAAGATCCGGCTGAAGTTGTGGCTTGGTACTACGCTAGCCCAGAGCGTCTGGCTGCGCCAACCAATATGGCTTTGGAAGACAATGTGGTTGAGTTCGTACTGTCAAAAGCAAAAGTAACAGAACAAGCCGTTGCTTTTGACGAATTGATGGGTCAGCAATAA
- a CDS encoding P-II family nitrogen regulator, translated as MKKIEAIIKPFKLDEVREALSELGISGLTVTEVKGFGRQKGHTELYRGAEYVVDFLPKVKIEVVLSDDQVDAAIEGIIKAAHTGKIGDGKIFVSPVEHVVRIRTGETNDQAV; from the coding sequence ATGAAAAAAATCGAAGCCATTATCAAACCTTTCAAACTCGATGAAGTGCGCGAGGCTTTGTCCGAACTGGGGATCTCTGGCCTGACCGTCACCGAAGTAAAAGGTTTTGGCCGCCAGAAAGGCCATACCGAGTTGTATCGCGGCGCAGAATATGTGGTCGATTTCCTGCCCAAAGTAAAAATCGAAGTTGTGCTATCTGATGATCAGGTCGATGCCGCAATCGAAGGTATTATCAAGGCTGCGCACACGGGCAAAATTGGCGACGGCAAAATTTTCGTGAGCCCGGTTGAGCATGTAGTGCGGATTCGTACTGGCGAGACAAACGATCAGGCGGTTTAA